A part of Crassostrea angulata isolate pt1a10 chromosome 5, ASM2561291v2, whole genome shotgun sequence genomic DNA contains:
- the LOC128185598 gene encoding uncharacterized protein LOC128185598 isoform X2, with the protein MMSEAIFKAVQFAIVMSAMWSLNDAALNEEDNHIATACVGHCDVSYSMDCPRGKRVAPRDLTYHAKETSTQCPTFKQNPDMMCQSSKNCCGYNGGDCGQPFSYSKAFGVFNNCSGYQNCGWFRAESVDFGAHCSYRNYSNYISASFSCIREETFIDICSEASRQGKSVSLLYNGSVYRSAIGNPQVCHCVITTSDCDSPARLKFRVIDLRLHSYNDIASCEPQSLVMLQDTATSQSLRCQPNYFQKGFRDVFHSSSPYVRVSLYNQPGVFPTQVWLEVTDEPTSGTSTTIIVMAVVLGIVSICLIGVLFYFKCYKNRRSTQSTYERSIPTSAVTEYEMPVSICKNTEEGNKEHAVEFRVSAVYHTIPN; encoded by the exons CCTTGAATGAGGAGGACAATCACATCGCCACAGCTTGTGTTGGGCATTGTGACGTCAGCTACAGTATGGACTGTCCCCGAGGAAAGAGGGTGGCTCCCCGCGATCTGACCTACCACGCAAAGGAGACCTCGACACAGTGTCCAACTTTCAAACAGAACCCAGATATGATGTGTCAGAGCAGCAAGAATTGCTGTGGCTATAACGGAGGCGACTGCGGTCAGCCGTTCTCCTACAGCAAGGCTTTTGGCGTGTTTAACAATTGCTCGGGGTACCAGAACTGTGGGTGGTTCAGAGCGGAATCGGTAGACTTTGGAGCACACTGCAGTTACAGGAATTATAGTAACTATATCTCAGCCTCCTTCAGCTGTATTCGAG aGGAAACCTTTATAGACATATGTTCAGAAGCTTCACGGCAAGGCAAATCAGTGTCCCTTTTGTACAATGGCTCTGTCTACAGGAGTGCTATAGGAAATCCCCAGGTATGTCACTGCGTCATCACCACGTCTGACTGTGACTCTCCAGCAAGACTCAAGTTTCGTGTGATTGATTTGAGACTCCATTCTTACAACGATATCGCTTCATGTGAGCCCCAAAGCCTGGTTATGCTTCAGGACACAGCGACGTCCCAGTCGTTGAGGTGCCAGCCCAATTATTTCCAGAAAGGTTTCCGAGATGTGTTTCATAGCTCCTCGCCTTATGTCAGAGTGTCTTTGTACAATCAGCCTGGAGTTTTCCCCACTCAGGTGTGGTTGGAGGTAACAG ATGAGCCTACTTCCGGAACATCGACAACCATCATTGTCATGGCTGTTGTGTTGGGAATCGTCTCCATTTGCTTGATCggtgtattgttttattttaaatg CTACAAAAATCGAAGAAGCACTCAATCTACATATGAGAGGTCAATTCCAACTTCAGCAGTAACTGAATATGAAATGCCAGTCAGTATTTGTAAAAACACAGAAGAGGGAAACAAAGAGCATGCTGTGGAATTTCGTGTTAGTGCAGTTTATCATACAATACCTAATTAG
- the LOC128185598 gene encoding uncharacterized protein LOC128185598 isoform X1, translating to MMSEAIFKAVQFAIVMSAMWSLNDAALNEEDNHIATACVGHCDVSYSMDCPRGKRVAPRDLTYHAKETSTQCPTFKQNPDMMCQSSKNCCGYNGGDCGQPFSYSKAFGVFNNCSGYQNCGWFRAESVDFGAHCSYRNYSNYISASFSCIREETFIDICSEASRQGKSVSLLYNGSVYRSAIGNPQVCHCVITTSDCDSPARLKFRVIDLRLHSYNDIASCEPQSLVMLQDTATSQSLRCQPNYFQKGFRDVFHSSSPYVRVSLYNQPGVFPTQVWLEVTATISTVDVIVTCGSSQPENVSLCGNDLPLYSQDYENKISTISSGNRFKPAANESKNPSYNGNKDEPTSGTSTTIIVMAVVLGIVSICLIGVLFYFKCYKNRRSTQSTYERSIPTSAVTEYEMPVSICKNTEEGNKEHAVEFRVSAVYHTIPN from the exons CCTTGAATGAGGAGGACAATCACATCGCCACAGCTTGTGTTGGGCATTGTGACGTCAGCTACAGTATGGACTGTCCCCGAGGAAAGAGGGTGGCTCCCCGCGATCTGACCTACCACGCAAAGGAGACCTCGACACAGTGTCCAACTTTCAAACAGAACCCAGATATGATGTGTCAGAGCAGCAAGAATTGCTGTGGCTATAACGGAGGCGACTGCGGTCAGCCGTTCTCCTACAGCAAGGCTTTTGGCGTGTTTAACAATTGCTCGGGGTACCAGAACTGTGGGTGGTTCAGAGCGGAATCGGTAGACTTTGGAGCACACTGCAGTTACAGGAATTATAGTAACTATATCTCAGCCTCCTTCAGCTGTATTCGAG aGGAAACCTTTATAGACATATGTTCAGAAGCTTCACGGCAAGGCAAATCAGTGTCCCTTTTGTACAATGGCTCTGTCTACAGGAGTGCTATAGGAAATCCCCAGGTATGTCACTGCGTCATCACCACGTCTGACTGTGACTCTCCAGCAAGACTCAAGTTTCGTGTGATTGATTTGAGACTCCATTCTTACAACGATATCGCTTCATGTGAGCCCCAAAGCCTGGTTATGCTTCAGGACACAGCGACGTCCCAGTCGTTGAGGTGCCAGCCCAATTATTTCCAGAAAGGTTTCCGAGATGTGTTTCATAGCTCCTCGCCTTATGTCAGAGTGTCTTTGTACAATCAGCCTGGAGTTTTCCCCACTCAGGTGTGGTTGGAGGTAACAG CCACGATATCAACTGTAGATGTAATTGTGACTTGTGGAAGCTCCCAGCCTGAAAATGTTTCGTTGTGTGGAAACGATTTGCCCTTATACTCCCaagattatgaaaataaaatttctacCATATCATCAG GGAACAGATTTAAACCAGCTGCTAATGAAAGTAAGAACCCTTCATACAATGGTAATAAAG ATGAGCCTACTTCCGGAACATCGACAACCATCATTGTCATGGCTGTTGTGTTGGGAATCGTCTCCATTTGCTTGATCggtgtattgttttattttaaatg CTACAAAAATCGAAGAAGCACTCAATCTACATATGAGAGGTCAATTCCAACTTCAGCAGTAACTGAATATGAAATGCCAGTCAGTATTTGTAAAAACACAGAAGAGGGAAACAAAGAGCATGCTGTGGAATTTCGTGTTAGTGCAGTTTATCATACAATACCTAATTAG